The Clarias gariepinus isolate MV-2021 ecotype Netherlands chromosome 4, CGAR_prim_01v2, whole genome shotgun sequence genome window below encodes:
- the LOC128520417 gene encoding chymotrypsin-like elastase family member 1, protein MMHLAVLLSCIGFISASVLPLPAVDIEAQNGKVVGGSNAHPNLWKWQISLQNDHWNTGDFAHICGGTLISSDYVMTAAHCILDLNVKKYRVVVGEYDLSKPEGREQVRGVTRIKIHPGWTEDLATGNDIALMKLDSPIYGSSYVALAELPYPGQILSNGFTCYITGWGLLATGGYMPDVLQEAPISVVDYTVCSTPAWWGSAVKKTMICAGGDGLTSGCQGDSGGPLNCLSDGYWRVHGIVSFGSALNCNLYSKPTVFTRVSAFTDWLYSEMV, encoded by the exons ATGATGCACCTTGCGGTTCTTCTGAGTTGTATTG GATTCATCTCTGCCTCTGTCCTGCCCCTACCGGCAGTGGACATTGAGGCACAAAATGGGAAGGTTGTAGGTGGGTCCAATGCTCACCCTAATCTATGGAAATGGCAG ATATCCCTGCAGAATGATCACTGGAACACAGGTGACTTTGCTCACATTTGCGGAGGCACCCTTATTAGCTCGGATTACGTGATGACTGCAGCCCACTGTATCCTCGA TCTGAATGTCAAGAAATATCGTGTGGTTGTGGGGGAATATGATCTGAGTAAGCCTGAAGGCCGTGAGCAGGTTCGTGGTGTGACAAGGATTAAAATTCATCCCGGATGGACAGAAGACCTGGCAACTGG AAATGATATTGCTTTGATGAAGTTGGACTCACCAATCTATGGCAGTAGTTATGTAGCCCTTGCAGAGCTGCCTTATCCTGGTCAAATTTTGTCCAATGGCTTTACTTGCTATATTACCGGATGGGGACTTTTGGCTA CTGGAGGTTATATGCCAGACGTCCTGCAGGAGGCGCCCATCAGTGTGGTGGATTACACTGTGTGCTCCACTCCTGCATGGTGGGGCAGTGCAGTTAAGAAAACCATGATTTGTGCTGGGGGAGATGGTTTGACCTCTGGGTGTCAG GGTGACTCTGGTGGACCCTTGAACTGCTTGAGTGATGGCTACTGGAGGGTTCATGGTATTGTTAGCTTTGGCTCTGCTTTAAACTGCAACCTGTACAGCAAACCAACAGTCTTCACTCGTGTGTCTGCCTTCACTGACTGGCTGTATTCT